The candidate division KSB1 bacterium genome has a window encoding:
- a CDS encoding sterol desaturase family protein — FKYSKIKHALLNLFFILTTLVVNFVFAFFIIKVCDFTTVNKFGLLYLADLPLWLHVMLGVLLLDFIGAYLIHWIHHQVKWMWKFHLIHHTDTKVDVTTSLRHHPGESLFRVIFALLAILIAGVPVGVVMVYQTLSALFAQITHANIKTPAKIDRLLSYIFVTPKMHKVHHHFAQPLTDTNYGNIFSIWDRLFRTFVEVETKTLQYGIDTHMQTEEHSSLKNLLAIPFQAYRAPGSSKFGDKSN; from the coding sequence GTTCAAATATTCCAAAATTAAGCATGCCCTGCTCAACCTGTTTTTTATCCTTACCACTCTGGTGGTGAATTTTGTTTTTGCGTTTTTCATTATCAAAGTCTGCGATTTCACCACTGTCAACAAGTTTGGGCTGCTTTATCTCGCCGACCTGCCTTTGTGGTTACATGTAATGCTCGGTGTGCTTTTGCTCGATTTTATCGGCGCTTACCTGATCCACTGGATCCATCACCAGGTGAAGTGGATGTGGAAATTTCATCTGATTCACCACACGGACACCAAAGTTGACGTCACCACCAGCCTGCGGCACCATCCCGGGGAAAGTTTGTTCAGGGTGATTTTTGCCCTGCTCGCCATCTTGATCGCCGGCGTTCCCGTTGGCGTCGTCATGGTTTATCAGACCCTGTCTGCACTGTTCGCACAAATTACCCACGCCAACATCAAAACGCCGGCAAAAATTGACCGGCTGCTTTCCTATATTTTTGTCACGCCTAAGATGCACAAAGTCCACCACCATTTTGCCCAGCCGCTGACCGACACCAATTACGGCAATATTTTTTCAATCTGGGATCGCTTGTTCCGTACCTTCGTAGAGGTTGAAACAAAAACTCTGCAATACGGCATCGATACCCACATGCAGACGGAGGAGCATAGCAGTCTAAAGAATTTACTTGCCATTCCGTTTCAGGCGTATCGCGCACCTGGTTCTTCAAAGTTTGGAGATAAAAGCAATTAA
- a CDS encoding DUF433 domain-containing protein produces the protein MFNRITFDSEIMRGRACIRGMRIPVSLVVNLIANGMSEKEILAEYPDLEGADIQESLKYAAWLANDEVHSYSEI, from the coding sequence ATGTTCAATAGAATTACTTTTGACTCTGAAATCATGCGTGGACGCGCCTGCATTCGGGGTATGAGAATCCCTGTTTCTCTTGTAGTGAATTTAATTGCCAACGGAATGTCTGAAAAAGAAATTCTTGCGGAATATCCCGATCTTGAAGGTGCAGATATTCAGGAGTCATTGAAATACGCTGCCTGGCTGGCAAATGACGAAGTCCATTCATATTCCGAAATTTGA